A segment of the Geoanaerobacter pelophilus genome:
CCCCAGGGAGAGGCGCAATGGCCCAGAAGAAGATGGGCGAAATTCTGATAGAGAACAAGCTGATTACCGAATTGCAGCTCACCGAGGCCCTGGAGTTGCAGAAGCTTTTTCCTGGCCAGACGATTGGCCAGTTGCTGTGCAAGCTCGGCTATCTCAACGAGTCCGACCTTTCGTACATCCTGGAACAGACCGGCAAGCGCCAGCGGCTGACCGACATTCTTATCCGCGACAAGCTGATTTCCAACGAGAAACTCGGCAATGCGCTGGCCCTCTCCAAAAGAGAGGATATCCCTCTTTACCAGGCGCTCTACAAGCTTAGGTATTTGGAAGAGCCGCAGCTGGCCAGAATTATCGCCAGCCAGTATGATCTCTCATTTGTGCAGATCGAACTGCAGGATATCGACGCAGACCTTGCCCGCTACATCAACGCCACCTTTGCCCAGAAAAGAAAGATTGTGCCGATTGCCAAGATCGGTTCCACCCTGACGCTGGCCATGGTTTACCCTCTCAAGCTCCAGGAGCTGAAGGAGCTTGAGGCCTCAATTCGCCACCGGATTATCCCGGTCATTGCTACTGATTCGGACATTGGCAGAGCGCAGCAGCGGCTCTATCGGTCAATTGCCGTGCAGCAGCCTGTCACGGAACTGGTTATCGAAGATTTCTCGGATGACAACTTCGGCGACCTGCTGAGTGAGGGCAAGGCTATTGATGAGCCTGATGTCGAGGAAGAGGTCCGCAAGGTCACGGAGCGGGACAGCATTATTGTCAAGCTGGTGAACAAGATCATTTTTGATGCCAGCATCAAAAAGGCTTCTGACATCCATATCGAACCGTATCCGGGCAAGAACGACGTCATTGTCAGGATGCGGGTCGACGGCCACTGCACGGTGTACCAGCGTATTCCCTATCGTTACAAGTACGCCATCCCCTCGCGGATTAAGATTATGGCTGACCTGGACATTGCCGAGCGCCGGCGGCCCCAGGACGGCAAGATCAATTTCAAGAAGTTCGGCCCTCTCGACATGGAGCTGCGGGTGGCTACCATGCCGACTGCCGGCAATCTTGAGGATGTGGTTATCCGTCTCCTTGATACCGGTAAGAATGTCTCGCTGGATCAGGTGGGGTTCAGCGAGCGGAACCGGCTGATCTTCTCCGATGCCATGAAAAAGCCGTACGGGTTGATACTGGTAGTCGGACCGACCGGTTCGGGCAAGACCACTACCTTGCATTCGGCCATTGCCGGGATAAATTCCCCGGAAAAAAAGATCTGGACCGCGGAAGATCCGGTGGAGATCACCCAGAACGGCTTGCGGCAGGTCCAGGTCAACCCCAGGATCGGATTGACTTTTGCCGCAGCCCTTCGCTCCTTTCTCCGGCTGGATCCTGATGTGATAATGGTCGGGGAGATGCGCGATCTGGAGACCGCTTCGATAGCTGTGGAGGCCTCTCTTACCGGCCATCTCGTGCTTTCAACGCTGCATACCAACTCTGCAGCAGAAACCGTTACCCGGCTTCTGGAGATGGGGTTGGACCCGTACAGCTTTTCTGATTCG
Coding sequences within it:
- a CDS encoding GspE/PulE family protein; translated protein: MAQKKMGEILIENKLITELQLTEALELQKLFPGQTIGQLLCKLGYLNESDLSYILEQTGKRQRLTDILIRDKLISNEKLGNALALSKREDIPLYQALYKLRYLEEPQLARIIASQYDLSFVQIELQDIDADLARYINATFAQKRKIVPIAKIGSTLTLAMVYPLKLQELKELEASIRHRIIPVIATDSDIGRAQQRLYRSIAVQQPVTELVIEDFSDDNFGDLLSEGKAIDEPDVEEEVRKVTERDSIIVKLVNKIIFDASIKKASDIHIEPYPGKNDVIVRMRVDGHCTVYQRIPYRYKYAIPSRIKIMADLDIAERRRPQDGKINFKKFGPLDMELRVATMPTAGNLEDVVIRLLDTGKNVSLDQVGFSERNRLIFSDAMKKPYGLILVVGPTGSGKTTTLHSAIAGINSPEKKIWTAEDPVEITQNGLRQVQVNPRIGLTFAAALRSFLRLDPDVIMVGEMRDLETASIAVEASLTGHLVLSTLHTNSAAETVTRLLEMGLDPYSFSDSLICVLAQRLARTLCAECKAAYAPSAAEIQELVEEYGPEQFSRTGINPAELTLYRAVGCHSCGNSGYSGRMGLHELLECTDAIKGLIKRKVDTDLVRSQAMEDGMYSLKQDGILKIFNGLTDIHEVRRVCIK